The following nucleotide sequence is from Catonella massiliensis.
TAGGCCAATGCTTAAAGACATACCGGGCATAAATCAGATATTACCTGATATTCCTGATGAGCAGGCGGCAGAGGAGAATAATTATCCTTACAAAAATCTTCCTGAGGCAATGGATAGAATAAGTGAGCTTGAAGCCGAGCTTGCTGCAGCAAACGGAACCAAGAAAGGCAATGCTAATTACCTTGCCCAGCTGGAGGCTGAGGTAGCAAGGCTCAAGACCTTTGAAGAGAACCAGCTCCAGTTTCAGAAGGAGAAGGATAAGTTTGACAAAGAGGTGGTCTTTAACGATAAGGCACCTGATCCTGAAGAATACAAGAAATACTATGAATCTATAGATCCCGATAATGCCGCTGAGATATACAGGCAGGTGGTTGAACAGCAGGATACTGAAAAGAAGCTTATAGAACAGGCTGAAATGTATAAGAATATGAAGCCGGAGGAAGCAGCAGCCATATTAAACGGTATGGGTGGAGACCTTGACTTGGTTGCCAATATTCTACTTCATATGAAGACTAAAGATGCCGGAGCCATACTGGCTAAGATGGATACAAATATGGCTGCCAAGATAACGAAAAAAATTTCAATAATGCAATCAAGATAAACTTAAGTTTTACTCCCTTTGATCCGATATAAGTTGTAGGGTATATTATATGCCCTGTGTATAACGGATAGAAGGGAGATTTTTTATGGTAACAGCTCAGATTAATGCTGTTTCACCGGCGGTTTCTTCTAAAGCTAAAGTACAGTCCGTCAAAGCGGATGGCTCATTCTCTGACATCTTAGGTAAAGAGAGTGCTGCATCAGCATCTAAGGGCGGTGCCAAGGAGTCTAAGGGAAACAACAGCATAGTCTCTGAAAAGTACTACAAGGAAGACAGCAAGGTAGAGGCTGATAGCAATCAGACAACTAATAAGCCAAATGACAAGATGAATACTGACAAGAAAAACGAGGCTTATAAGGCGAAAGATGATAGTTATAAGACCACAAAGGATAGTTCGCTTGAAACGGCTGTCGAAGAGACAAAAAGTGGTGAAGGGCAGGATGAAAAGGCAAAGTCTTTAATGGCAATACTAGCAAGTATGTTTACACAGATTTCTAATAATACAGGAATTGATGAAACTACAGTCAAAGATTATATTGCCACTAACAATTTAACATCTGCAGATTTGCTGGACATTAACAGCTGGAAAGGTCTTGTTACTGAAGCTAACGGACTTACGGATATTTCAGCTATACTCACAAATGATGAGGCATTTAAGGATTTGGGAAACATTTCTGATATAATAAATGCTCACCTTGCTGAGATGGGGCAAATGACTTCCGGAATGACAGAAGGAGTCACAGATGAAGCGCAGATACCGCAAACAATAGTCATACCTGAGGAGGTTGCGGTTAAAACAGATGAGCTCCTTACAAAGTTTGTAAAGGCCGAGAATGTAGAAACTGCCGCACCCAAGGAGGATGAGACTTCCGGCAAGGAAGTAGATGAGACCGGCAGCGCAGAAGAACTTGCTACATTTTCTGCTATGGCAGATAAAAATGCGGTGGCAGGTGCACATACTCAGTCAGGATTTGAACAGAGCAGTTCTAATTCACGCGGGAACAATCAGACTACCGCAGTAGAAGGAGTTTCGGCTCCTGCTCATAATATATTTGACAATATTGCGGCCAATATAGAAAAGCTTGAAGGAACCAACTCACTTCCTGAGGGAACTACAACAAGAGACATACTTAATCAGGTTACAAGCCAGATAAAGAACTTACACGCACCTGATAGGACAAGTCTTGAATTTCTGCTTACACCTGCCATGCTTGGCAAGGTAGCAGTAAATGTATCCTCTAAAAATGGTATATTACAGGCAGAGTTTAGGGTAGAAAATGCACAGGCAAAGGCTGCACTTGAGAGCCAGATTGCAGATCTTAAATTAAATTTTGAAAATCAGGGACTTAAGGTATCAGAGGTTTCTGTCATGATTAGCGAAAATGGAATTGGAAGCAACGATCAGGGAAAGAATACAGGTGAAGAAGGCAAAAAGAATTCCGGCAAAAGAAACAGGTCTTTTGCAATTGATGGTGAAGATGCAATAGACTATGCACTTACTTCGCCTGAGGATGCTATAAGAGCCTATACTGATGGAGACACAGGAAGCAATATTAACCTCGGTGCATAATTATAGAAAGGTAGAATATGAGCGATTTTAATACTAATTACAGTTCTACAAGAACTGACCAGGGTCTTCAGGCACAGGTAATAGATGGTGTTATTAGCAAGACCAACAATATAGAAAAAACTAAAACTGCTG
It contains:
- a CDS encoding MotE family protein, whose translation is MADIDEMDELDNLDEVEDSGQSKEKKKDKKKKSEEKEGIFSRILTIIIVLFIVAIWLAIFALLIKYDVGGFGSTVLRPMLKDIPGINQILPDIPDEQAAEENNYPYKNLPEAMDRISELEAELAAANGTKKGNANYLAQLEAEVARLKTFEENQLQFQKEKDKFDKEVVFNDKAPDPEEYKKYYESIDPDNAAEIYRQVVEQQDTEKKLIEQAEMYKNMKPEEAAAILNGMGGDLDLVANILLHMKTKDAGAILAKMDTNMAAKITKKISIMQSR
- a CDS encoding flagellar hook-length control protein FliK, which encodes MVTAQINAVSPAVSSKAKVQSVKADGSFSDILGKESAASASKGGAKESKGNNSIVSEKYYKEDSKVEADSNQTTNKPNDKMNTDKKNEAYKAKDDSYKTTKDSSLETAVEETKSGEGQDEKAKSLMAILASMFTQISNNTGIDETTVKDYIATNNLTSADLLDINSWKGLVTEANGLTDISAILTNDEAFKDLGNISDIINAHLAEMGQMTSGMTEGVTDEAQIPQTIVIPEEVAVKTDELLTKFVKAENVETAAPKEDETSGKEVDETGSAEELATFSAMADKNAVAGAHTQSGFEQSSSNSRGNNQTTAVEGVSAPAHNIFDNIAANIEKLEGTNSLPEGTTTRDILNQVTSQIKNLHAPDRTSLEFLLTPAMLGKVAVNVSSKNGILQAEFRVENAQAKAALESQIADLKLNFENQGLKVSEVSVMISENGIGSNDQGKNTGEEGKKNSGKRNRSFAIDGEDAIDYALTSPEDAIRAYTDGDTGSNINLGA